A window of Apodemus sylvaticus chromosome 9, mApoSyl1.1, whole genome shotgun sequence contains these coding sequences:
- the LOC127691887 gene encoding C-X-C chemokine receptor type 1 has protein sequence MDKCEYFIWTNPEGDSEKQFGNTTGMLPTGDDFSPCKRVPITDKPALVVFYALVSLLSLLGNSLVMLVILYRQRSRSVTDVYVLNLAIADLLFSVTLPFLAVSKLKGWIFGTPLCKMVSLVKEVNFFSGILLLACISVDRYLAIVHATRTLARKRYLVKFVCVGIWGLSLILSLPFVIFRQAYKPYLSATVCYDVLGEATTDFRITLRGLSHIFGFLLPLLIMLVCYGLTLRMLFKARMGQKHRVMWVIFAVVLVFLLCCLPYNLVLLSDTLLGAHLIEDTCARRNGIDHALYITEILSFSHSCLNPVIYAFVGHNFRHEFLKILADHGLVRKEVLTHRPVAFHSSLTTIC, from the coding sequence ATGGACAAGTGTGAATATTTCATCTGGACTAATCCTGAGGGTGACTCTGAGAAACAATTTGGAAATACCACTGGAATGCTACCCACTGGAGATGATTTCAGCCCCTGTAAGAGAGTTCCAATAACCGACAAGCCGGCTTTAGTTGTCTTTTATGCACTGGTGTCCCTTCTGAGCTTGCTGGGAAATTCGCTGGTGATGCTGGTTATCTTGTACAGGCAAAGGTCCCGATCGGTCACCGATGTCTACGTGCTGAACCTAGCCATCGCCGACCTACTCTTTTCAGTGACCCTGCCCTTCTTGGCTGTCTCCAAActgaagggctggatttttggCACACCCCTCTGCAAAATGGTCTCACTGGTGAAGGAAGTCAACTTCTTTAGTGGTATCCTACTGCTGGCCTGCATCAGTGTGGACCGATACCTGGCTATTGTCCATGCCACCCGCACACTGGCCCGAAAGCGCTACTTGGTTAAATTCGTATGCGTGGGCATCTGGGGTCTATCTTTGATTCTGtctttgccttttgtcatcttcCGCCAGGCATATAAACCATACCTTTCTGCAACAGTCTGCTATGATGTCCTGGGTGAAGCCACAACAGATTTTCGGATAACATTGCGTGGTCTGTCCCACATATTTGGCTTCCTCCTGCCGCTGCTTATCATGCTGGTCTGCTACGGGCTCACACTGCGCATGCTCTTTAAGGCTCGCATGGGGCAGAAGCACCGAGTCATGTGGGTGATCTTTGCTGTTGTGCTGGTCTTCTTGCTCTGTTGTCTGCCCTACAATCTGGTTCTGCTCTCAGACACTCTCTTAGGAGCTCACTTGATTGAAGATACCTGCGCTCGCCGCAATGGCATTGACCACGCCCTGTATATTACTGAGATCCTGAGTTTTTCTCACAGTTGTCTTAACCCTGTCATCTATGCCTTTGTTGGCCACAATTTTCGTCACGAATTCCTCAAGATCCTTGCTGATCATGGCCTGGTTCGCAAGGAGGTCTTGACACACCGTCCCGTGGCCTTTCACTCGTCTCTCACCACTATCTGTTAA